The Lonchura striata isolate bLonStr1 chromosome 5, bLonStr1.mat, whole genome shotgun sequence genome window below encodes:
- the TMEM60 gene encoding transmembrane protein 60: protein MRMSLAQRVLLTWLFTLLFLIMLVLKLDEKAPWNWFLIFIPVWIFDTILLVMLIVKMAGRCKSGFDPRNGSQNMKKKVWYLIAMLLKLAFCLALCAKLQRFTTMKLAYVFIPLWALLIGGMVELGYNIFYVRRD from the coding sequence ATGAGAATGTCCCTGGCGCAAAGAGTGCTGCTGACATGGCTTTTTACCTTACTCTTCCTGATCATGCTGGTGCTGAAGTTGGATGAGAAAGCACCATGGAACTGGTTCCTCATTTTTATTCCAGTGTGGATATTTGACACAATTCTTCTAGTTATGTTAATTGTAAAAATGGCTGGACGCTGCAAGTCTGGCTTTGACCCTCGCAATGGCTCCCAGAACATGAAGAAGAAGGTGTGGTACCTCATTGCAATGCTGCTGAAATTGGCCTTCTGCCTCGCCCTGTGTGCCAAGCTGCAGCGCTTCACCACCATGAAACTGGCCTACGTCTTCATCCCGCTCTGGGCCTTGCTGATCGGGGGCATGGTTGAACTTGGATATAATATCTTCTATGTACGAAGAGACTAG